The Bradyrhizobium oligotrophicum S58 genome contains the following window.
CCGTGAATGAGCGCTTACCAAAAACGTGGTTCCGTTGAGCTCAAGTAGTGCGGCTTGCTCAGTGCACCTCGCCCCGCTTGCGGGGAGAGGTCGGATTGCATCGAAAGATGCAATCCGGGTGAGGGGGTACAGGTCCAACGACTCGCAGCACCCGTGCGTTTGCCCCCCCGTGAAGAACGGGGAGAGGGAGCGCACCGGCGGTACGGCAACATATCGAGTCCAAGCTGCAGAGATTTTCAGTCAGTACCTTGAATGAGCAGATGTCAGAATAGATCGGACGTAGCTAGACCGTCACGCCCCCGCCTTCCGTCCCTTCCGCGCCCGCGCCGCAGTCCCGTCGATCGCCGGTGGCGGGCCGTCCGAGGCCTGCTTCATCAGCGGATCGGCGGCGACGAAGTCGATGAAGGTGCGGACCTTGGCCGAGAGATATTTGCGGCTGGGATAGACCGCCATCAGCGGAGCCCTGATCGTCATCGCCCCCGGCAATACCGGCTCCAGCCGCCCCGCGGCGAGGTCGTCGGCGATCAGCCAGCGCGGCAGCACGGCCATGCCCATGCCGGCGACGGCGGCATGGTGCAGCAGGGTCTCGTTGCCGCTGATCAGCACGTCGTTGAAGGCGAGCGTCACGTCGCCGTCCGGGCTCGGCCATGTGATCGTCCTTACGGGATACAGCGCGTATTTCAGCATTGCATGTCCGTTGAGATCGGCCAGCGTCGCTGGCCGTCCCGCGGCCGCCAGATAGCTCGGCGCGGCGACGAGCTGCATCAGGATCGGTGACAGCGGACGCGCGATCAATCCCTCCCCTGGCGTGGCGGAGACGCGAAGCGCGAGATCGAAGCCCTCGTCGACGAGGTTCACGAGCCGGCCGCTGAGATCGATGTCGAGCACGACATCCGGATGGCGAGTACGATACGCGGCTAGCACGGCCGCGAACAGCGGGTTCGCGAACCACACGGGCGCACTGAGCTTCAAGGTCCCACGCGCAATCAC
Protein-coding sequences here:
- a CDS encoding LysR family transcriptional regulator, coding for MDTLVSIRVFCQVAELKSFAAAADRLGLSPAMASKHVMQLEQRLSTRLLNRTSRRVGLTEAGAVYFEQVRQMLDSLDEVEAVVSKATVIARGTLKLSAPVWFANPLFAAVLAAYRTRHPDVVLDIDLSGRLVNLVDEGFDLALRVSATPGEGLIARPLSPILMQLVAAPSYLAAAGRPATLADLNGHAMLKYALYPVRTITWPSPDGDVTLAFNDVLISGNETLLHHAAVAGMGMAVLPRWLIADDLAAGRLEPVLPGAMTIRAPLMAVYPSRKYLSAKVRTFIDFVAADPLMKQASDGPPPAIDGTAARARKGRKAGA